In a genomic window of Mucilaginibacter sp. KACC 22063:
- a CDS encoding beta-ketoacyl synthase chain length factor, translating into MAKIYIRSASCISPQNTFGDVPLLTDIVQYNEPRLRVIEPDYRQFMDPKQSRRMSRVIRMGVAAAKDCLQHAGADMPDAIVTGTAYGCVEDTGIFLTRIIEQEEEMLSPTAFIQSTHNTVAAQIALALKCHAYNNTFVHKHFSFESALLDAAMLMEEGEAANVLVGGTDEITDINYAIFKRFNLFKKGEFVNTNLYADKTPGTAGGEGAAFFLLANEASETDLACIKGFETVYKPADIKKNISQFLERYETSLTGIDLVISGRNGNEATDILPAELENEYFAGIPVINYKHLCGEYPVASSFALWLATNIVKQRSLPPVFNPEVAVLGEIKTVLICNQYQNKYWSLMLLTAC; encoded by the coding sequence ATGGCGAAGATTTATATCCGGTCGGCATCTTGTATATCGCCGCAAAATACTTTTGGTGATGTTCCGCTTTTGACTGACATTGTTCAATACAATGAACCGCGCTTAAGGGTAATAGAGCCAGACTACAGGCAATTTATGGATCCCAAGCAGAGCCGCCGCATGAGCAGGGTCATCCGCATGGGGGTAGCTGCCGCGAAAGATTGTTTGCAACATGCAGGGGCAGATATGCCTGATGCTATTGTTACCGGAACTGCCTATGGTTGTGTTGAAGACACTGGGATATTTTTAACACGTATTATTGAGCAGGAAGAAGAGATGCTGTCGCCAACGGCATTTATTCAATCAACACATAATACGGTGGCAGCGCAAATTGCCCTGGCGTTAAAATGCCATGCCTATAACAATACCTTCGTTCATAAGCATTTTTCTTTTGAAAGTGCTCTGCTGGATGCTGCCATGCTAATGGAAGAAGGCGAAGCTGCAAATGTACTGGTAGGCGGAACAGACGAAATCACTGATATTAACTACGCTATATTTAAACGTTTTAACCTTTTTAAAAAAGGCGAGTTCGTAAATACCAACCTTTACGCCGACAAAACACCCGGAACTGCAGGTGGAGAGGGGGCGGCTTTCTTTTTATTAGCCAATGAAGCATCAGAAACGGATTTAGCTTGTATCAAAGGTTTTGAAACAGTTTACAAGCCAGCCGATATTAAAAAGAATATCAGCCAGTTTTTAGAAAGATATGAAACAAGCCTTACTGGTATAGATCTGGTAATTTCTGGCCGAAATGGTAATGAAGCCACAGATATATTACCTGCCGAGCTTGAGAATGAATATTTTGCCGGTATCCCCGTTATTAATTATAAACATCTGTGCGGTGAATATCCGGTGGCATCGTCATTTGCACTGTGGCTTGCAACCAATATTGTAAAGCAGCGTAGTTTACCGCCTGTCTTTAATCCTGAAGTTGCTGTCTTGGGTGAAATTAAAACCGTGTTGATCTGCAACCAGTATCAAAATAAATATTGGTCGTTAATGTTGCTTACGGCATGCTAA
- a CDS encoding beta-ketoacyl-[acyl-carrier-protein] synthase family protein: MSSKVYIAGLGVISAIGNNVDECFAALKSGEAGIGDINYLKTIYKHEIPVAEVKLDNTALASMADMPEHVSRTALLSTVAAKEALNDSGVKNIEGLRIGFVSANTVGGMDKTERFYEEFITDPDAGEIEQVRNHGCGNITELVADQLGVNHYTTTISTACSSSANAIFYGARLIRSGMVDVVIAGGVDAFTKFTLNGFNTLMILDRNFCKPFDEERKGLNLGEGAAYVVLVSEQVAQRLVKKPYATLSGYNNSNDAYHQTASSPDGDGPYLAMQGALKKANLQPADIDYINLHGTGTPNNDASEGRAITRIFDGNYPPLSSTKSYTGHTLGASGAVEAVFSVLALQHGVIYPNLRFETPMKELPFTPQKDLLQGQEINHVLSNSFGFGGNCSSLIFSKV, encoded by the coding sequence ATGAGTTCAAAGGTTTACATAGCAGGATTAGGTGTAATATCAGCCATCGGCAACAATGTTGACGAGTGCTTTGCGGCATTGAAAAGCGGCGAAGCTGGCATAGGCGATATTAACTATCTAAAAACCATTTACAAGCATGAAATCCCTGTAGCCGAAGTAAAGCTTGATAATACAGCGCTTGCTTCAATGGCGGATATGCCTGAGCATGTAAGCCGTACAGCATTGTTAAGCACTGTTGCAGCAAAAGAAGCACTTAACGACTCGGGTGTTAAAAATATAGAAGGCCTGCGTATCGGGTTTGTATCGGCTAATACGGTTGGTGGTATGGACAAAACTGAGCGGTTTTACGAAGAGTTTATCACCGACCCCGATGCAGGAGAGATTGAACAGGTACGCAACCACGGCTGCGGGAATATTACAGAATTAGTTGCCGACCAATTAGGGGTAAACCACTATACCACTACCATCAGTACCGCATGTTCATCATCTGCTAATGCCATATTTTATGGTGCAAGGCTAATCAGGAGCGGTATGGTTGATGTCGTGATAGCGGGTGGTGTGGATGCCTTTACCAAGTTTACCCTGAACGGCTTTAATACCTTAATGATCCTCGACCGTAATTTTTGTAAGCCATTTGACGAAGAGCGTAAAGGCCTTAACCTGGGCGAAGGCGCAGCTTACGTAGTTTTAGTGTCTGAACAGGTGGCACAGCGTTTAGTCAAAAAACCTTACGCAACACTTAGCGGTTATAATAATAGTAACGATGCTTATCACCAAACGGCATCGTCGCCGGATGGAGACGGACCTTACTTAGCCATGCAGGGCGCACTTAAAAAAGCTAACCTGCAACCGGCAGATATCGATTATATTAATTTGCATGGCACGGGTACGCCTAACAACGATGCCTCGGAAGGCAGAGCTATTACACGCATTTTTGACGGAAATTACCCGCCTCTAAGCTCTACCAAATCATATACTGGTCACACTTTAGGCGCAAGCGGTGCTGTTGAAGCTGTTTTTTCTGTATTAGCGCTTCAGCATGGGGTAATTTATCCTAATTTACGTTTCGAAACACCAATGAAGGAATTGCCTTTCACTCCTCAAAAAGATTTGCTGCAAGGCCAGGAAATAAATCATGTACTGTCAAACTCTTTCGGATTCGGCGGGAATTGTTCATCATTAATATTTTCAAAAGTATAA
- a CDS encoding beta-ketoacyl-[acyl-carrier-protein] synthase family protein, whose translation MSAGRDCYIIADNIYAPLANTTASNFEQLLKGESAVHVHNRPDLSEVPLAASLFNKDEFAEKEIYSKFEQLLIASVQEALNQTDIAVNSPRTGLIISSTKGNIALLEDHPYSAELQKRIALTTSADLVANYFGFVSKPVVISNACISGVMATVTAMRLIKSGLYDDIVVTGADVVSKFIVSGFQSFQALSATQCKPFDKDRTGLNLGEGAATVILSSNEKYRGSIRVTGGGISNDANHISGPSRTGEELAHAIKQAMHTAGLKPQGIDMISAHGTATPYNDEMEAKALTIAGLANAPLTGLKAVYGHTLGAAGLIEAIITAESMRRSIILPTAGFHETGTAPLNISTSITRTDIHNAVKTSSGFGGCNGVLILSK comes from the coding sequence ATGAGTGCAGGTAGAGATTGTTACATTATAGCCGATAACATATATGCTCCGTTAGCCAATACCACGGCATCTAATTTTGAGCAGTTGCTGAAAGGCGAGTCTGCTGTACATGTTCATAACCGCCCTGATTTATCAGAAGTACCATTGGCTGCATCTTTGTTTAATAAAGATGAATTTGCAGAAAAGGAAATATACTCAAAATTCGAGCAACTGCTTATCGCTTCTGTTCAGGAAGCATTAAACCAAACTGATATAGCAGTTAATAGTCCGCGTACTGGATTAATTATCTCTTCCACAAAAGGGAATATCGCTTTGCTGGAAGATCACCCTTACAGCGCGGAATTGCAGAAAAGGATTGCGCTTACTACTTCGGCAGATCTTGTAGCAAATTATTTTGGTTTTGTGAGCAAACCTGTTGTCATATCTAATGCCTGTATATCGGGTGTTATGGCAACGGTAACAGCCATGCGGTTAATTAAATCAGGGTTATATGATGATATTGTAGTTACCGGAGCTGATGTGGTATCAAAATTTATTGTTTCAGGCTTTCAATCGTTCCAGGCGCTAAGTGCTACGCAATGCAAGCCATTTGATAAGGATCGTACAGGTTTAAATTTGGGAGAAGGAGCAGCTACGGTGATCTTATCTTCAAATGAAAAATATAGGGGTAGCATCAGGGTTACAGGTGGCGGAATCAGTAATGATGCCAATCACATCTCCGGGCCGTCAAGAACCGGCGAGGAATTAGCGCATGCCATAAAGCAGGCTATGCATACCGCCGGCCTTAAGCCACAGGGTATCGACATGATATCGGCCCACGGTACCGCTACGCCATACAACGATGAAATGGAGGCTAAAGCGTTAACCATTGCCGGGCTTGCCAATGCGCCTTTAACAGGTTTGAAAGCGGTTTACGGGCATACGCTGGGAGCCGCAGGGCTTATTGAAGCTATTATAACTGCGGAAAGTATGCGGAGAAGCATTATTTTGCCTACTGCCGGGTTTCATGAAACAGGGACGGCTCCTTTAAATATCAGCACATCAATAACCAGGACAGATATCCATAATGCGGTAAAAACTTCTTCAGGATTTGGGGGATGTAATGGTGTATTAATTTTGAGCAAATAA
- a CDS encoding 3-hydroxyacyl-ACP dehydratase, with protein MFPQNAVPLIPQKEPFVLVDTLLYADETSARCGFTIPESHVLVNNGYFTEGGLLENIAQTGAAHAGYLAQQNNEEVRAGFIASVKDLVVFSLPKAGDELQTEVTIENNIAGVNVALGTVWNNGDIVATCEMKIFIQEASE; from the coding sequence ATGTTTCCGCAAAACGCTGTTCCGCTTATTCCGCAAAAGGAGCCATTTGTATTGGTAGATACCTTGCTGTATGCAGATGAAACCTCAGCAAGATGTGGTTTCACCATCCCCGAAAGCCATGTACTGGTAAACAACGGTTATTTTACCGAAGGTGGTTTGCTCGAAAACATAGCACAAACAGGAGCAGCACACGCAGGCTATCTTGCTCAGCAAAACAATGAAGAAGTTAGGGCCGGATTTATAGCATCGGTAAAAGACCTCGTTGTATTTTCTTTGCCCAAAGCAGGTGATGAGCTGCAAACAGAAGTAACTATTGAAAATAATATTGCCGGTGTAAACGTTGCTTTAGGTACTGTATGGAACAATGGCGATATAGTTGCCACTTGTGAAATGAAGATATTTATACAGGAGGCAAGCGAATGA